A genome region from Diorhabda carinulata isolate Delta chromosome 2, icDioCari1.1, whole genome shotgun sequence includes the following:
- the LOC130903980 gene encoding putative fatty acyl-CoA reductase CG5065, which yields MTEEIDRIAQIFNGSVIFLTGATGLVGKSLIEKLLRLTEVKKIYILIRSKKGKSPTERIKDLFNNPLFHKLLNKKPEAIEKCIPIRGDVSLPMLGISEVDRQKIIEEADFIIHSAATVRFDDSLKYAVTVNTRGTKFVLELAEECKKLKLFVHVSTAYAFPNNTDGITYEKEYPPPADPHEVLSSINWLNDDILNEDLTKRLLGNIPNTYTFSKGLSEALVYEKVGKIPLIICRPAIIIPAFKDPVPGWTNNLQGPSGLFVGAGKGVIRTVYMDTSCYANFSPIDCTVSAIMVFSWYHLTTNNPNYIYNLCIPQKDLQISWEEIFATAKDVIHNDCPFNLMLWYPEGTITKSRLYNKINTILFQLLPALILDLILLIAGQKPQFWSIQNRILNGMKMYEFYTIRKWDFETTQIEKIREVLNTTEKDHYQLEDKEKDVRKYLKHCILYLRRHYFKETDDMLPAARRNMKIMYCLDKLVKFIFIGLAFYYIFYKTIFQRI from the exons ATGACTGAAGAGATAGATAGAATTGCTCAAATTTTCAATGGTAGTGTAATTTTTCTAACTGGTGCTACGGGATTAGTTGGGAAATCTctcatagaaaaattattaagattaACTGAAGTCAAGAAAATCTATATTCTAATAAGGAGCAAAAAAGGAAAGAGTCCTACTGAACGAATCAAGGATCTATTCAACAATCCC TTATtccataaattattgaataaaaaaccaGAAGCAATTGAGAAATGTATACCGATCAGAGGAGATGTTTCACTACCGATGCTAGGGATTAGTGAAGTTGATAGACAAAAGATAATTGAAGAAGCCGATTTTATCATTCACAGCGCTGCTACAGTCAGATTTGACGACAGCTTAAAATATGCCGTGACTGTCAATACAAGAGGAACGAAGTTCGTGCTAGAACTAGCTgaagaatgtaaaaaattaaag TTGTTTGTTCATGTTTCCACTGCATACGCGTTTCCAAATAACACTGATGGAATCACATACGAGAAAGAATATCCTCCACCAGCTGATCCGCATGAAGTATTAAGCAGTATTAATTGGTTGAATGATGATATTCTAAATGAAGATTTAACCAAAAG GCTTTTGGGAAATATTCCAAATACTTATACATTCTCAAAAGGACTCTCAGAAGCTTTAGTTTATGAAAAAGTTGGGAAAATTCCTCTCATAATTTGCAGACCAGCTATAA ttataCCTGCATTCAAAGATCCTGTACCTGGTTGGACTAATAACCTGCAGGGGCCATCTGGTTTGTTCGTAGGGGCAGGAAAAGGAGTTATCAGAACCGTTTATATGGATACTTCTTGTTACGCTAATTTCTCTCCAATCGATTGTACTGTCAGTGCCATTATGGTGTTTTCTTGGTATCATCTAACAACAAA CAATCCAAATTACATATACAACCTTTGTATACCGCAAAAGGATCTACAAATTAGTTGGGAGGAGATATTTGCAACAGCCAAAGACGTTATACATAATGACTGTCCATTCAATCTCATGTTATGGTATCCAGAAGGGACTATAACGAAAAGTAgactttataataaaattaacactATCCTATTTCAACTATTACCAGCTCTAATTCTAGATTTAATCCTTCTGATTGCAGGACAAAAACCTCA attttggtCGATCCAAAACAGGATATTGAATGGAATGAAAATGTATGAATTTTATACGATAAGAAAATGGGACTTTGAAACGacacaaatagaaaaaattaggGAAGTATTAAACACAACCGAAAAAGATCACTATCAACTtgaagacaaagaaaaagatgtGAGAAAGTACTTGAAGCACTGCATATTATATTTGAGGAGGCATTACTTTAAAGAAACTGATGATATGTTACCAGCTGCCAGACGAAATATGAAAAT AATGTATTGCTTGGACAAATTGGTGAAGTTTATATTCATTGGACTAGCTTTTTACtacattttctataaaacaatatttcaacgTATCTAG